A single window of Rhodococcus jostii RHA1 DNA harbors:
- a CDS encoding ABC transporter permease, with protein MSDILTRELIDEAEGFGTPPVEPPPVIASESDSRGRRVVTWLRRNLVLVASAAVLLVAVGFAVAPSVFASGDPLVGVPAQKLQAPSAAHWFGTDNIGRDVYTRVVHGAGLSLTATLLAVGIALVVGSLIGLLSGAVGGALDAALMRVVDVLLSIPALLLSLALVTALGFGTVNVAIAVGVSLIANFARVMRSEVLRVRRSLYVEAAFASGVRWHTVLRRHVLRNSYAPVVALAAVEFGMAVLAVSSLSFLGFGAVPPTPEWGSLISEGRNYLATAWWMTTLPGLVIVAVVLSAHRLGHALEQREVR; from the coding sequence ATGTCTGACATCCTCACCAGGGAACTGATCGACGAGGCCGAGGGGTTCGGCACTCCGCCGGTCGAACCGCCTCCCGTGATCGCGTCCGAGTCGGACAGCCGCGGACGCCGCGTGGTGACGTGGCTGCGTCGCAATCTCGTGCTGGTGGCCTCGGCCGCCGTGCTCCTCGTCGCGGTCGGATTCGCGGTGGCGCCGTCGGTGTTCGCGAGCGGCGACCCGCTGGTCGGGGTGCCCGCCCAGAAACTGCAGGCGCCGAGTGCCGCGCACTGGTTCGGCACCGACAACATCGGCCGTGACGTGTATACCCGCGTGGTCCACGGCGCCGGATTGTCGCTGACCGCAACGCTGTTGGCCGTGGGTATCGCACTGGTCGTCGGTTCGCTGATCGGCCTGCTGTCCGGTGCCGTCGGCGGTGCGCTGGACGCCGCCCTGATGCGCGTCGTCGACGTCCTCCTGTCGATCCCTGCCCTGCTGCTCTCGCTCGCTCTGGTGACCGCGCTGGGGTTCGGCACGGTCAACGTGGCCATCGCGGTGGGCGTGTCGCTGATCGCGAACTTCGCCCGCGTGATGCGTTCGGAGGTGCTGCGAGTGCGCCGGTCGCTGTACGTCGAGGCGGCGTTCGCGTCGGGTGTCCGCTGGCACACGGTGCTGCGCCGCCACGTTCTGCGGAACTCGTACGCGCCCGTCGTGGCACTTGCCGCCGTCGAGTTCGGGATGGCGGTCCTCGCGGTGTCGTCGCTGAGCTTCCTCGGGTTCGGCGCGGTGCCGCCCACCCCGGAATGGGGCTCGCTGATCTCCGAGGGCCGGAACTACCTCGCCACCGCGTGGTGGATGACCACCCTGCCCGGACTGGTGATCGTGGCCGTCGTGCTGTCGGCGCACCGACTCGGACATGCACTCGAACAGAGGGAAGTGCGATGA
- a CDS encoding ABC transporter permease, with product MIRYLGLRVLQAIAVLWATFTVSFAVLFLLPSDPVSIAVDSASTGTTVDAAAVAELQARYGLDQPVWVQYWNSLSHAVRGDFGYSIATGQSVTEAIGNAVPSTLALASAALVLAVVVGAAVAFLATYTRVHWVRNLLFSLPPLGVAVPTFWVGLILLQLFSFRLKAFPAFGDQGIATLVLPAVTLALPTGAVIAQVLAASLQTTWRQPFIEAARAKGASRWQIQTRHALRLSSIPAFTIAGVLVGNLLAGSVVVETVFSRAGVGRLTQTSVMAQDIPVVQGIVVLSSVVYVLVNLAVDLLYPLIDPRIVEGRRSSGWSTDSADVEEKVHV from the coding sequence ATGATTCGCTACCTCGGACTCCGCGTGCTGCAGGCGATCGCCGTCCTGTGGGCGACGTTCACCGTGTCGTTCGCCGTGCTGTTCCTGCTGCCGTCCGACCCGGTGAGTATCGCCGTCGACTCGGCGTCCACCGGAACGACGGTCGACGCGGCCGCCGTCGCGGAGCTGCAGGCGCGGTACGGCCTCGACCAGCCCGTGTGGGTGCAGTACTGGAACTCGCTGAGCCACGCCGTCCGCGGTGACTTCGGGTACTCGATCGCCACCGGGCAATCGGTGACCGAGGCGATCGGGAACGCGGTCCCCAGCACGCTCGCGCTGGCGTCGGCGGCGCTGGTTCTCGCGGTCGTGGTCGGGGCAGCGGTCGCGTTCCTCGCCACCTACACCAGGGTCCACTGGGTGCGGAATCTGCTGTTCTCACTGCCTCCGCTCGGTGTCGCGGTGCCGACGTTCTGGGTGGGACTGATTCTGCTGCAGCTGTTCTCGTTCCGGCTGAAGGCGTTCCCGGCGTTCGGTGACCAGGGGATCGCGACACTGGTGCTCCCGGCGGTGACGCTCGCGCTGCCGACCGGCGCCGTGATCGCGCAGGTGCTCGCGGCGAGTCTGCAGACCACGTGGCGACAGCCGTTCATCGAAGCCGCGCGGGCGAAGGGTGCGTCCCGCTGGCAGATTCAGACCCGGCACGCGCTGCGCCTGTCGAGCATTCCGGCGTTCACCATCGCCGGTGTGCTCGTGGGTAATCTGCTGGCCGGATCGGTCGTCGTCGAGACGGTGTTCTCGCGCGCCGGCGTGGGGCGGCTCACCCAGACGTCCGTGATGGCGCAGGACATTCCGGTGGTCCAGGGAATCGTGGTGCTGAGCTCGGTCGTCTACGTACTCGTCAATCTCGCCGTCGATCTGCTCTATCCGCTGATCGATCCCAGGATCGTCGAGGGCAGACGCAGTTCCGGCTGGAGCACCGACTCCGCGGATGTGGAGGAGAAGGTTCATGTCTGA
- a CDS encoding dipeptide ABC transporter ATP-binding protein: protein MSSTTSAEAGATAPLLQVSGLRVAYGSVSDPVVAVKGVDLTVSRGEVVAVVGESGSGKSTTAHAILGLLSGSGRAVAGTVTFDGERLDTKSERALERVRGARIGLVPQDPTTSLNPVLRVGTQVAEVLRIHGLADRRTAGIEAVRILAEAGIDKPEVRARQYPQDLSGGQRQRVLIGIALACSPELVIADEPTSALDVTVQRRILDHLDARIAEAGTAVLLITHDLGVAADRADRIVVMSEGEVVEAGPTREVLENPRHEYTRTLLAAAPSLAVGRGPSRAAETGADPAVLLRVSGVSKTFRIDRRTAIDAVQDVSFEVPRGRTLSLVGESGSGKSTVARIAIRLESPTAGRVEFDGRDITTLRGGALRALRRRVQIVYQNPYASLDPKLAIADIVAEPLGAFGVGTRAERAARVTELLEQVALPRIYLERRPAELSGGQRQRVAIARALALHPELVVLDEPVSALDVSVQSQILGLLEGLQRELGLSYLFISHDLAVVRQISDTVAVMRSGRIVESGTAAEIFDNPRHDYTRQLLDAIPGRSVVRPRSAQLEESIHA from the coding sequence ATGAGTTCGACTACTAGTGCTGAGGCAGGTGCCACGGCGCCGCTCCTCCAGGTCTCCGGACTGCGGGTGGCGTACGGGAGCGTGAGCGATCCCGTCGTGGCCGTGAAGGGCGTCGACCTCACGGTCTCGCGCGGAGAAGTGGTGGCCGTGGTCGGCGAGTCCGGCTCCGGAAAGTCCACCACGGCGCACGCCATCCTCGGACTGCTCAGCGGATCCGGGCGGGCCGTGGCCGGCACCGTGACGTTCGACGGTGAGCGTCTCGACACCAAGTCGGAGCGCGCACTCGAGCGGGTCCGCGGCGCCCGGATCGGCCTGGTTCCCCAGGACCCGACGACGTCGCTCAACCCCGTCCTGCGGGTCGGCACCCAGGTGGCGGAGGTGCTCCGGATCCACGGTCTCGCCGACCGCCGGACGGCAGGCATCGAGGCGGTGCGCATTCTCGCCGAGGCCGGGATCGACAAGCCCGAGGTGCGGGCGAGGCAGTACCCGCAGGACCTGTCGGGCGGGCAACGGCAGCGCGTACTGATCGGGATCGCGCTGGCGTGCAGCCCCGAACTCGTGATCGCGGACGAGCCGACCAGCGCACTCGATGTCACCGTGCAGCGCCGGATTCTCGATCACCTCGACGCGCGGATCGCCGAGGCCGGCACCGCGGTCCTGCTGATCACGCACGATCTGGGTGTCGCCGCCGACCGTGCCGACCGGATCGTGGTGATGAGCGAGGGCGAGGTGGTGGAAGCGGGCCCCACCCGCGAGGTCCTCGAGAACCCCCGGCACGAGTACACCCGCACCCTGCTGGCCGCGGCGCCGAGTCTCGCGGTGGGACGGGGGCCCAGCCGCGCCGCGGAGACGGGAGCCGACCCTGCTGTCCTGCTGCGGGTGTCCGGGGTGTCCAAGACATTCCGGATCGACCGGCGCACTGCCATCGACGCCGTCCAGGACGTGTCGTTCGAGGTTCCCCGCGGGCGCACGCTGTCGCTGGTGGGGGAGTCCGGGTCCGGCAAGTCCACGGTGGCGCGGATTGCGATCCGGTTGGAATCTCCCACCGCAGGCCGCGTCGAGTTCGACGGCCGGGACATCACCACCCTGCGCGGCGGCGCGCTGCGAGCCCTGCGCCGCCGAGTGCAGATCGTGTACCAGAACCCCTACGCGTCCCTCGATCCGAAACTGGCGATCGCGGACATCGTGGCGGAACCGCTCGGCGCGTTCGGTGTCGGCACCCGGGCGGAACGGGCGGCACGAGTCACCGAACTGCTCGAACAGGTCGCGTTGCCGCGGATCTACCTCGAACGCAGACCGGCGGAGCTGTCCGGTGGGCAACGGCAGCGGGTCGCCATCGCCCGCGCGCTCGCGCTGCACCCGGAACTCGTCGTGCTCGACGAACCGGTGTCCGCACTGGATGTCTCGGTGCAGTCGCAGATCCTCGGGCTGCTCGAGGGCCTGCAGCGGGAACTCGGGCTCAGCTACCTATTCATCTCGCACGACCTCGCCGTGGTCCGGCAGATCAGCGACACGGTCGCGGTGATGCGGTCCGGTCGCATCGTCGAATCGGGCACCGCGGCAGAAATATTCGACAATCCCCGCCACGACTACACCCGGCAGTTGCTCGACGCCATCCCGGGACGATCCGTCGTGCGTCCACGTTCCGCACAGCTGGAGGAATCGATTCATGCCTGA
- a CDS encoding putative leader peptide, protein MLTEGFVSAWGRLHVDLCRLSTSICHS, encoded by the coding sequence ATGTTGACCGAAGGTTTCGTGAGCGCCTGGGGGCGCCTGCACGTCGATCTCTGCCGGCTGTCCACCTCGATCTGTCACAGCTGA
- a CDS encoding ABC transporter substrate-binding protein, which translates to MLLSSPHRGARIAAGIGAAAVLATALTACGGGSSSSSADAGPAQPGGTLRYGLSQAPTCADPAQSGTNQTIYVARQVVDSLTDQDPETGELKPWLAENWETDADASSFTFHLKEGVTFSDGTPFTAESVKKNLDAIVKTLSGAKAPLGASYLAGYTGTTVIDPLTAQVDFAAPNAQFLQASSTPQLGILSDASVAKSAEERCTGNISGTGPFTYADYQQDKSVTLAKRAGYNWGSDVFGHDGEAYLDTIEFSVVPESGVRTGSLSSGQLDAISDALPQDAPQIEGAGGQVLTTSNPGTPFGFQPNVTRGPLVDPVVRSALVPAINRQELVDTVLGPNFKPATSTLASRTPGYVALPDVTYDPEKAKSILDQAGWVPGADGIREKGGQKLSFPVLFSSVFAGNQAILELVQQQLKEVGVDLQLNLVSTPEATARQNSKDFDATYYNSTRADGDILRTQFGLDGRNLNNRGPIPALDDVLAKQLAATDTTERSALVADAQQQVLDNGLWIPTVELSQAIGAGPNVQDLKFEASARLQFFDTWISGR; encoded by the coding sequence GTGCTTTTGTCCTCGCCCCACCGCGGTGCCCGCATCGCAGCAGGTATCGGCGCCGCCGCCGTGCTGGCCACGGCGCTCACCGCCTGCGGTGGCGGTTCCAGCAGTTCCTCCGCGGATGCGGGCCCCGCACAGCCGGGCGGAACACTCCGCTACGGCCTCTCCCAGGCACCGACGTGCGCCGACCCCGCGCAGTCGGGCACGAATCAGACGATCTACGTGGCTCGTCAGGTGGTGGACTCGCTCACCGACCAGGACCCGGAGACGGGCGAACTCAAACCGTGGCTCGCCGAGAACTGGGAAACCGACGCCGACGCGTCCTCCTTCACATTCCACCTGAAGGAGGGGGTCACGTTCAGTGACGGAACACCTTTCACCGCGGAGTCGGTGAAGAAGAATCTCGACGCCATCGTGAAGACCCTCTCCGGCGCCAAGGCCCCGCTCGGTGCCAGCTACCTCGCCGGTTACACCGGTACCACCGTGATCGACCCGTTGACCGCGCAGGTCGACTTCGCCGCACCCAACGCGCAGTTCCTGCAGGCGTCGTCCACCCCGCAGCTGGGCATCCTGTCCGATGCGTCCGTCGCGAAGTCCGCCGAAGAGCGGTGCACCGGCAACATCTCGGGCACCGGGCCGTTCACGTACGCCGACTACCAGCAGGACAAGTCGGTGACCCTCGCCAAGCGCGCCGGATACAACTGGGGTTCGGACGTGTTCGGCCACGACGGCGAGGCGTACCTCGACACCATCGAGTTCAGTGTCGTGCCCGAATCCGGTGTCCGCACGGGCAGCCTGTCCTCGGGACAGCTGGACGCGATCAGTGACGCGTTGCCGCAGGACGCCCCGCAGATCGAAGGCGCGGGCGGGCAGGTGCTCACCACGTCGAACCCCGGGACCCCGTTCGGCTTCCAGCCCAACGTGACTCGCGGACCGCTCGTCGACCCCGTCGTGCGCAGCGCGCTGGTCCCGGCGATCAACCGGCAGGAACTGGTCGACACCGTACTCGGGCCCAACTTCAAACCCGCCACCAGCACGCTGGCCAGCCGCACCCCGGGCTACGTGGCGCTGCCGGACGTGACGTACGACCCGGAGAAGGCGAAGTCGATCCTGGATCAGGCGGGCTGGGTTCCCGGTGCCGACGGCATCCGCGAGAAGGGCGGTCAGAAGCTGAGCTTCCCCGTTCTGTTCAGCTCCGTGTTCGCCGGCAACCAGGCCATCCTCGAACTGGTGCAGCAGCAGCTCAAAGAGGTGGGAGTGGATCTGCAGCTGAATCTCGTGTCCACTCCGGAGGCCACCGCCCGCCAGAATTCCAAGGACTTCGACGCCACCTACTACAACAGCACCCGCGCCGACGGTGACATCCTCCGCACCCAGTTCGGCCTCGACGGCCGCAACCTGAACAACCGCGGACCCATTCCCGCGCTCGACGACGTGCTCGCGAAGCAACTCGCCGCCACCGACACCACCGAGCGGAGCGCGCTCGTCGCCGACGCCCAGCAGCAGGTGCTCGACAACGGCCTGTGGATCCCCACGGTGGAGTTGTCGCAGGCGATCGGCGCCGGCCCCAACGTGCAGGACCTGAAGTTCGAGGCCTCGGCCCGGCTCCAGTTCTTCGACACCTGGATCAGCGGACGCTGA